In Senegalia massiliensis, a genomic segment contains:
- a CDS encoding ABC transporter ATP-binding protein, translated as MNNILKVKNLKTSFFTSNGEVQAVRGISFNVKQGEVLGIVGESGSGKSVTSMSIMGLIKNSGKIKDGDITFKGENIKNYSQKKLRNIRGNEISMIFQDPMTSLNPVYTVGEQMSDILIKNKGLNKKQARIEVIKYLESVGISSPETRIDNYPHEFSGGMRQRVMIAMALSCKPKLLIADEPTTALDVTIQAQILDLMKELKHKTNTSTIIITHDLGVVAEICDRIIVMYGGLIMEEGTVREIFYHTNHPYTKGLLNSIPKIGKEEKLLPIEGFPPNLLNPPKGCPFYERCNFRMDICKEKRPDTFNLSDTHKSMCFLNRKVEI; from the coding sequence ATGAATAATATATTAAAAGTAAAAAATTTAAAGACATCTTTTTTCACAAGCAATGGAGAAGTACAAGCTGTTAGAGGAATAAGTTTTAATGTTAAACAAGGAGAAGTTTTAGGAATAGTTGGAGAGTCTGGTAGTGGTAAAAGTGTTACTTCAATGTCTATAATGGGGCTTATAAAAAATTCTGGAAAAATAAAAGATGGAGATATAACATTTAAAGGTGAAAATATAAAAAATTATTCTCAAAAAAAATTAAGAAATATAAGAGGAAACGAAATATCAATGATATTTCAAGATCCAATGACTTCTTTAAATCCTGTTTATACTGTTGGGGAACAAATGTCAGATATTTTAATTAAAAACAAAGGATTAAATAAAAAACAAGCTAGGATTGAAGTAATAAAATATTTGGAATCGGTTGGAATATCATCACCAGAAACTAGAATAGATAATTATCCTCATGAATTTAGTGGGGGAATGAGACAACGTGTTATGATTGCTATGGCACTATCCTGTAAACCTAAGTTACTCATAGCAGATGAGCCTACTACAGCTTTAGACGTTACAATTCAAGCACAAATATTAGATTTAATGAAAGAGTTAAAACATAAGACTAATACATCTACAATTATAATAACTCATGATTTAGGAGTGGTTGCAGAAATTTGTGATAGAATAATTGTAATGTATGGTGGACTTATAATGGAAGAAGGCACAGTAAGAGAAATATTTTATCATACTAATCATCCCTATACCAAGGGACTTTTAAATTCTATACCTAAGATTGGAAAAGAAGAAAAACTTTTACCTATAGAAGGATTTCCACCTAACCTATTAAATCCACCTAAAGGGTGCCCATTTTATGAGAGATGTAATTTTAGAATGGATATTTGTAAAGAAAAAAGACCAGATACTTTTAATCTTTCTGATACTCATAAATCTATGTGTTTTTTAAATAGAAAGGTGGAAATTTAG
- a CDS encoding SHOCT domain-containing protein, translated as MMHGGYGMFGGGGILGLILVAVVVYFLIKYFNENNNNNTNTFSKKSNSLDILNERYARGEIDDEEYNRKKKILKD; from the coding sequence ATGATGCACGGAGGATATGGAATGTTTGGAGGAGGTGGCATCTTGGGATTAATTTTAGTAGCCGTAGTTGTTTATTTTTTAATAAAATATTTTAATGAGAATAATAACAATAATACAAATACATTCAGCAAAAAAAGTAATTCTCTTGATATTTTAAATGAAAGATATGCTAGAGGAGAAATAGATGATGAAGAATATAATAGAAAGAAAAAAATATTAAAAGACTAA
- a CDS encoding ABC transporter ATP-binding protein translates to MINNNKNNISIMKIIFRIFPMAFAASPLYFILGNLVAILHGISHGFRTLMTQKLFDSVPLLILNDNVFGEVILIAITLALTFIMIQILNGADNFMIIDNENIIIGYIEQKVNEKAGKVDIISFENPEYLDDIRRAKEGISGSAELVSTLTSLISLYVPYFIFMGIYLYNLKPILMVSLIIIFIPTFITQFIRVKIFTDLADESGPIRREYEYYEKCIVDKQYFKETRILGAFHYFKELYTCSLNLLNKEIWKAEKKIGIIELFMRLLTVLGYIGVLYLLFISLLNGEISPGAFGAVFGSLGFMFNVMEQIVCIRIGEISNNLGTIKNLIRFLDMPERDGKDYNIDEKPDIALNNVSFSYPGAKKPSLTNINLNIKSGETIAIVGENGAGKTTFVKLIMGLYTPIKGKVTIGGKDTSEISTKSIYINVSAVFQKYQRYEMTLGENIEIGSLNKIANKDSITRNKFLDEAVLKADLEISEEKLENGYDTMISREFNGIDLSGGQWQKIAIARGFYRNHNMIVLDEPTAAIDPAMETNLYNKFAELAKEKTAIIVTHRLGSAKIGDRIIVMDNGQIAEIGSHDELMDMDGKYTRMYSAQSKWYSQTC, encoded by the coding sequence ATGATAAATAATAACAAGAATAATATTTCTATTATGAAGATAATATTTAGAATATTCCCTATGGCTTTTGCTGCAAGTCCTCTTTATTTTATTTTAGGAAACTTAGTAGCCATTTTACATGGTATCTCTCATGGTTTCAGAACATTAATGACTCAGAAGCTTTTTGATTCTGTACCACTTTTAATATTAAATGATAATGTTTTTGGAGAAGTGATATTAATAGCAATTACCTTAGCTTTAACATTTATTATGATTCAAATATTAAATGGAGCTGATAATTTTATGATTATTGATAATGAAAATATAATAATCGGATATATAGAGCAGAAAGTAAATGAGAAAGCAGGTAAAGTAGATATTATATCATTTGAAAATCCAGAATATTTAGATGATATAAGAAGAGCAAAAGAAGGAATTAGTGGTAGTGCAGAACTAGTATCTACATTAACAAGTTTGATAAGTCTTTATGTACCATATTTTATATTTATGGGAATTTATCTTTATAATTTAAAGCCGATTCTTATGGTATCGCTTATTATTATATTTATACCTACATTTATAACTCAATTTATTAGGGTGAAAATTTTTACAGATTTAGCTGATGAATCAGGTCCTATAAGAAGAGAATATGAATACTATGAAAAGTGCATAGTAGATAAACAATATTTCAAAGAAACAAGAATATTAGGGGCATTTCATTACTTTAAAGAGTTATATACTTGTTCACTAAATTTACTTAACAAAGAAATATGGAAAGCAGAAAAGAAAATAGGTATTATAGAACTATTTATGAGATTATTAACTGTTTTAGGGTATATTGGAGTGTTATATTTACTTTTCATATCCCTTTTAAATGGAGAGATATCTCCAGGGGCTTTTGGAGCAGTATTTGGTTCATTAGGTTTTATGTTTAATGTAATGGAGCAAATAGTATGTATACGCATAGGTGAAATTTCAAATAATCTTGGAACTATAAAAAATCTTATAAGATTTTTAGATATGCCTGAAAGAGATGGAAAAGATTATAATATTGATGAAAAGCCTGATATAGCATTAAACAATGTAAGCTTTTCTTATCCAGGAGCAAAAAAACCTTCTCTAACTAATATTAACTTAAATATTAAATCAGGAGAAACTATAGCTATAGTAGGAGAAAATGGAGCAGGGAAAACAACTTTTGTTAAACTTATAATGGGGTTATACACACCTATAAAAGGGAAAGTAACAATTGGAGGAAAAGATACATCAGAGATTTCAACTAAATCAATATATATAAATGTTTCAGCTGTATTTCAAAAATACCAGAGATATGAGATGACTTTAGGTGAGAATATTGAAATAGGGTCATTAAATAAGATAGCTAATAAAGATAGTATAACTAGAAATAAATTTTTAGATGAAGCTGTTTTAAAAGCTGATTTAGAAATTAGTGAAGAAAAGCTTGAAAATGGCTATGATACAATGATTTCACGTGAATTTAATGGAATAGATCTATCAGGAGGCCAGTGGCAAAAAATAGCTATAGCTAGAGGATTTTATAGAAATCATAACATGATAGTTCTTGATGAACCAACAGCAGCTATAGATCCAGCTATGGAAACAAATTTATATAATAAATTTGCAGAGTTGGCTAAGGAAAAAACTGCTATAATAGTCACTCATAGATTGGGTTCAGCTAAGATTGGTGACAGAATAATTGTTATGGATAATGGACAAATTGCTGAAATAGGAAGTCATGATGAGTTAATGGACATGGATGGGAAATATACAAGAATGTACAGTGCTCAAAGTAAGTGGTATTCACAAACGTGCTAA
- a CDS encoding sodium:solute symporter family protein — translation MSLIVVSIVFIYLCIMLFIGWYASTKIDSNEDFMVAGRRLGPIMMAGTLAATEIGGGSSMGVVEKAYGNWGMSAVWYVLTMAITFIVLAFVAPKLRDALVKTVPEYFRRRYGKAPGIVTAIIMILPLIGLTASQIIASSVILSVMIGIKYSLAVVIVSVVVTTYSVLGGLWSVTLTDFVQMFLIVIGMILVVPFALDAAGGWGNVTEIVPAAKLSYTEGIGFKTIISLIVMYTASFAVGQEAVQRYYAAKDGKSAVKGSFIAAGVYVVFAFIPAILGVITYSMVQTGALDATQIMTNGARYALPTLAIQTMPPILVGLLFAGLISATMSSADSDLLGAGSIFANDIYKVYLNKNASDKRVLRVTQFTMILVGILGMIVALANTQSIIALLMFSFTLRAGGSFLPYVVGHYWRKASVAGALSSVIIGSISVLLVEKNIMSFFDLDPIFPGLISSAIVFILFSNIWPNKRDTTKLIHE, via the coding sequence ATGAGTCTAATAGTAGTTAGTATTGTATTTATTTATTTATGTATTATGCTTTTTATTGGATGGTATGCATCTACCAAAATTGATAGCAATGAAGATTTTATGGTTGCAGGTCGTCGTTTAGGTCCTATAATGATGGCTGGAACTCTTGCTGCAACTGAAATTGGTGGAGGAAGTTCAATGGGTGTTGTAGAAAAAGCTTATGGAAATTGGGGTATGAGTGCTGTTTGGTATGTACTTACAATGGCTATCACTTTTATTGTACTTGCTTTTGTAGCACCAAAATTACGGGATGCACTTGTTAAGACTGTTCCAGAATATTTTAGACGCAGGTATGGCAAAGCTCCAGGAATAGTTACTGCAATTATAATGATATTACCTTTAATTGGTCTTACAGCAAGTCAAATAATTGCATCTTCTGTTATTCTTTCAGTTATGATTGGTATTAAATATAGCCTAGCAGTAGTTATAGTTTCAGTAGTTGTTACTACATATTCAGTTTTAGGTGGTCTTTGGAGTGTTACTCTTACAGATTTTGTCCAAATGTTTCTAATTGTAATAGGCATGATATTAGTTGTACCATTTGCATTAGATGCTGCAGGTGGATGGGGTAATGTTACAGAAATAGTACCTGCTGCAAAACTATCATATACAGAAGGAATAGGTTTTAAAACTATAATATCACTTATAGTGATGTATACTGCTTCATTTGCTGTTGGTCAAGAAGCTGTCCAAAGGTATTATGCAGCAAAAGATGGGAAATCTGCTGTAAAAGGTTCTTTTATTGCAGCTGGAGTTTATGTAGTTTTTGCATTCATCCCTGCAATACTTGGAGTTATAACATACTCAATGGTTCAAACTGGTGCTCTTGATGCTACTCAAATTATGACAAATGGTGCAAGATATGCACTTCCAACTCTTGCAATTCAAACTATGCCACCTATTTTAGTTGGCCTTTTATTTGCAGGGCTTATATCTGCAACAATGAGTAGTGCAGATTCAGACCTTTTAGGAGCAGGTTCAATATTTGCAAATGATATTTATAAAGTTTATTTAAATAAAAATGCTTCAGATAAGAGAGTATTGAGAGTAACTCAATTTACTATGATTCTAGTTGGAATATTAGGTATGATTGTAGCACTTGCAAATACTCAGAGTATTATAGCACTTTTAATGTTCTCATTTACTCTAAGAGCAGGAGGCTCCTTCTTACCTTATGTAGTAGGTCACTACTGGAGAAAAGCAAGTGTTGCTGGCGCATTATCTTCTGTTATAATAGGAAGTATTTCAGTGCTTTTAGTTGAAAAAAATATAATGTCATTTTTTGACCTAGATCCTATATTCCCTGGATTAATTTCTAGTGCTATCGTGTTTATATTATTCAGTAATATATGGCCTAATAAAAGAGATACAACAAAACTGATTCATGAATAA
- a CDS encoding DUF302 domain-containing protein, which produces MNIVYEKSTNKNLNEAIKSLEENLKENSFGVLWQLNFKDKLKEKGLEFDNDFVVLEVCNPKQAKEVLEKNIHIGYVLPCKMIVRTEGNKTYIGMTRPEGLIGLFGEPELKEVANKVEETLKNAIESSI; this is translated from the coding sequence ATGAATATAGTTTATGAAAAAAGTACAAATAAAAATTTAAATGAAGCGATTAAATCTTTAGAAGAAAATTTAAAAGAAAATAGCTTTGGAGTATTGTGGCAATTAAATTTTAAGGATAAGCTTAAAGAAAAAGGGTTAGAATTCGATAATGATTTTGTAGTACTTGAAGTATGTAATCCAAAACAAGCAAAAGAAGTATTAGAAAAAAATATTCATATAGGCTATGTTTTACCTTGTAAAATGATAGTAAGAACTGAAGGTAATAAAACATATATAGGAATGACAAGACCAGAGGGTCTAATAGGTTTATTCGGTGAACCTGAATTAAAAGAAGTTGCAAATAAAGTTGAAGAAACACTTAAAAATGCAATTGAATCTTCAATTTAA
- a CDS encoding ABC transporter ATP-binding protein: MNTSTNVRHKKIGILKTPLIYARKYAVIIAIQKILEGIVPTLQILATAKFLDTAIAIVDKNKNFNDIFIPLGLVMLLLVYSLMSQKLVKFIEVKLEMELREKLRVSITEKRAKLKYSHVENNCTWDLISRVSKDPEIRFKDAYNEFLSMVAMFIRIIGLLFVIFIHAWWAAIIILLISFPLFKVALKNGTDSYEADREISKYRRRFEYLGKVLTGRESAEERTLFGYSKGINEKWKEQYEIARKIEYKTVLKNVTRTRIRGIITAIISIIIIIILLKPVQMESLSIGLFISIANGVFELIQLMSWQFTYYIEELAKNKEYVVDFNEFYSLDETEGAIDKPSKENIDFDCLEFKDVSFKYPKTNNYILKNLSFVIKKGGHYSFVGVNGAGKTTITKLITGLYDNFEGQIFINGKDIREYKQSELKSFCSVVYQDFAKYFISFRDNIALGDINNIENNNMKDKVKSSMRIMGLYDVAEKLRNGIETQLGKIKENGVDLSGGQWQRIGMARAINNNAPIRILDEPTASLDPISESNIYEHFEEISKGGTTIFISHRLGSTKLASEIFVIGNGTIIEKGSHEELMKLRGIYSDMYESQRSWYL; the protein is encoded by the coding sequence ATGAATACAAGTACTAATGTTAGACATAAAAAAATAGGTATACTAAAAACTCCATTAATTTATGCTAGGAAATATGCAGTTATAATAGCAATTCAAAAGATTTTAGAAGGAATAGTTCCAACTCTTCAGATATTAGCAACGGCTAAATTTTTAGACACTGCTATAGCTATAGTGGATAAAAACAAGAATTTTAATGATATATTTATACCTTTAGGATTAGTTATGTTGCTTTTAGTTTATTCCTTAATGTCTCAAAAACTTGTAAAATTTATAGAGGTAAAGTTGGAGATGGAATTAAGGGAAAAATTAAGAGTTAGTATTACAGAAAAGAGAGCAAAGCTAAAATATAGTCATGTAGAAAATAACTGTACATGGGACTTGATTTCGAGAGTTTCTAAGGATCCAGAAATTAGATTTAAGGATGCATATAATGAGTTTTTATCTATGGTAGCTATGTTCATTAGAATTATTGGGTTATTATTTGTTATTTTTATTCATGCTTGGTGGGCAGCAATAATAATTCTTTTAATATCTTTCCCATTATTTAAAGTAGCATTAAAAAATGGAACAGATAGTTATGAAGCAGATAGAGAGATATCTAAATATAGAAGAAGGTTTGAATATTTAGGAAAGGTTTTAACAGGAAGGGAAAGTGCAGAGGAAAGAACTCTATTTGGTTATAGTAAAGGGATTAATGAAAAATGGAAAGAGCAATATGAAATTGCAAGAAAGATTGAGTATAAAACAGTCCTGAAAAATGTTACAAGAACACGAATTAGGGGGATAATTACAGCAATAATTTCTATAATTATAATTATAATTCTATTAAAGCCAGTACAAATGGAATCATTAAGTATAGGGTTATTTATATCTATTGCAAATGGTGTTTTTGAACTTATTCAATTAATGTCTTGGCAGTTTACATATTATATTGAAGAACTGGCTAAAAACAAAGAATATGTTGTAGATTTTAATGAATTTTACAGTTTAGATGAAACAGAAGGTGCAATAGATAAGCCTTCAAAGGAAAATATAGATTTTGATTGCTTAGAGTTTAAAGATGTATCTTTTAAATATCCAAAAACAAATAATTATATATTAAAAAATCTATCATTTGTTATAAAGAAAGGTGGCCATTATTCTTTTGTAGGTGTTAATGGAGCAGGAAAAACTACGATAACTAAACTTATAACTGGATTATATGATAACTTTGAAGGACAAATTTTTATAAATGGTAAAGATATTAGAGAATATAAACAAAGTGAGTTAAAGTCATTCTGCTCAGTGGTTTATCAGGATTTTGCTAAGTATTTTATTTCATTTAGAGATAATATTGCATTAGGAGATATTAATAACATAGAAAATAATAATATGAAAGATAAAGTTAAATCTTCTATGAGAATTATGGGTTTGTATGATGTAGCAGAAAAGCTAAGAAATGGAATAGAAACGCAGCTTGGCAAAATTAAAGAAAATGGAGTTGACTTATCAGGAGGACAATGGCAAAGAATAGGAATGGCAAGAGCTATTAATAATAATGCACCAATTAGAATATTAGATGAACCAACAGCATCTCTTGATCCTATAAGTGAGAGTAATATCTATGAACATTTTGAGGAGATAAGTAAGGGTGGAACTACAATTTTCATAAGCCATAGATTAGGATCAACTAAGCTTGCTAGTGAAATATTTGTAATAGGTAACGGAACTATAATAGAGAAAGGGTCTCATGAGGAACTTATGAAGTTAAGAGGGATTTATTCAGACATGTATGAAAGTCAAAGGAGTTGGTATTTATGA
- a CDS encoding copper-translocating P-type ATPase: MNEKNHHDEHQNHEHSHEHNHDDHDHSGHHEMMIEDFKRRFFISLIVTIPILILSPMIQEWINLSIEFTGDSYILFALATFIYFYGGWPFLTGLKDELKEKKPGMMTLIAMAISVAYLYSTATVLGLEGSDFFWELATLIDIMLLGHWIEMRSVMSASNALDKLAELMPNTAHLFKDGDVVDVDISKLKSNDKILIKPGEKVPADGIIVKGNSYINESMLTGESKPVEKVKGDKLIGGSVNGDGSLEVEVKNIGEDSYLSKVIDMVKRAQESKSKTQHLADKAAFWLTIVALTVGFTTLIVWYIISGDFTFAIARMATVMVITCPHALGLATPLVVATSTAQSAKNGLLIRNRTQFENSRKIDTLVFDKTGTLTKGEFGVNFIEVFDDKYDKEKVIQLAATLENNSEHPIATGIMDKLKEMKLDILEMDNFQAIKGKGVEGTIDNKDIMVVSPGYLNENNIEVPKELPSKGVSTDVFLLVDNKLVAAIGLSDKIREESYNAIKRLKDEGIKTWMLTGDNEKTAKQVSEELGLDGYFAEVLPDEKQEKIKELQSEGRFVAMTGDGVNDAPALAQADVGIAVGSGTDVAAETADIILVNSNPEDVVSLIDFGKATYRKMIQNLIWATGYNVFAIPLAAGVLYGIGIVVSPAVGAVLMSLSTIIVSINAKLLKVE; the protein is encoded by the coding sequence ATGAATGAAAAAAATCATCACGATGAACATCAAAATCATGAACATAGTCATGAGCATAATCATGATGACCATGATCATTCAGGTCATCATGAAATGATGATAGAAGATTTCAAGAGAAGATTTTTTATATCATTAATTGTTACAATTCCTATACTTATACTTTCTCCTATGATACAAGAATGGATAAATTTAAGTATAGAGTTTACAGGAGACAGTTATATATTATTTGCACTAGCTACATTTATATACTTTTATGGTGGATGGCCATTTTTAACTGGACTTAAAGATGAATTAAAAGAAAAGAAACCAGGTATGATGACTTTAATAGCTATGGCAATTTCAGTAGCATATTTATATAGTACTGCTACGGTATTGGGACTAGAAGGAAGTGATTTTTTCTGGGAACTTGCTACATTAATAGATATTATGCTTTTAGGTCATTGGATAGAAATGAGATCTGTAATGAGTGCATCAAATGCACTTGATAAATTAGCTGAGCTTATGCCAAATACAGCTCATTTATTTAAAGATGGTGACGTAGTAGATGTAGATATAAGTAAACTTAAATCAAATGATAAAATACTTATTAAACCAGGAGAAAAAGTACCAGCAGATGGTATTATAGTAAAAGGAAATAGTTATATAAATGAATCAATGTTAACGGGAGAATCAAAACCTGTAGAAAAAGTAAAAGGCGATAAATTAATTGGTGGTTCTGTAAATGGTGATGGTTCCCTTGAAGTAGAAGTTAAAAATATTGGAGAAGATTCATATTTATCAAAAGTTATTGATATGGTTAAAAGAGCTCAAGAATCTAAATCTAAAACTCAACATTTAGCAGATAAGGCTGCCTTTTGGTTAACTATTGTAGCACTTACTGTAGGATTTACTACTCTTATTGTTTGGTACATTATAAGTGGAGATTTTACATTTGCAATAGCCAGAATGGCTACAGTAATGGTAATAACATGTCCTCATGCATTAGGACTTGCAACACCACTTGTAGTAGCAACATCAACAGCACAATCAGCTAAAAATGGTTTGCTAATAAGAAATAGAACTCAATTTGAGAATTCAAGAAAAATTGATACATTAGTATTTGATAAAACAGGAACATTAACAAAAGGAGAGTTTGGAGTTAATTTTATAGAAGTATTTGATGATAAATATGATAAAGAAAAAGTAATACAATTAGCTGCTACACTTGAAAACAATTCTGAACATCCAATTGCAACAGGTATAATGGATAAGTTAAAGGAAATGAAATTAGATATTTTAGAAATGGATAATTTTCAGGCTATAAAAGGAAAAGGCGTAGAAGGAACAATAGATAATAAAGATATAATGGTAGTAAGTCCTGGATATCTAAATGAAAACAATATTGAAGTTCCAAAAGAGTTGCCTTCAAAAGGTGTATCAACTGATGTATTTTTATTAGTAGATAATAAGTTAGTGGCAGCAATAGGACTTTCAGATAAAATAAGAGAAGAATCATACAATGCTATAAAAAGACTTAAAGATGAAGGAATTAAAACATGGATGCTTACAGGAGATAATGAAAAAACAGCCAAGCAAGTATCTGAAGAATTAGGATTAGATGGATATTTTGCAGAAGTATTACCTGATGAAAAACAAGAAAAAATTAAAGAATTACAATCAGAAGGTAGATTTGTAGCAATGACAGGAGATGGAGTAAATGATGCACCAGCTTTAGCACAAGCTGATGTAGGTATAGCAGTAGGCTCAGGTACAGATGTTGCCGCAGAAACTGCAGATATAATACTGGTAAACTCTAATCCTGAAGATGTAGTATCCCTTATTGACTTTGGTAAAGCTACTTATAGAAAAATGATACAAAATCTTATATGGGCAACTGGATACAATGTATTTGCAATACCACTTGCAGCAGGTGTATTATATGGAATTGGTATAGTAGTTTCACCAGCAGTAGGAGCGGTTCTTATGTCACTTAGTACAATTATAGTATCTATAAATGCTAAACTTCTTAAAGTAGAATAG
- a CDS encoding SHOCT domain-containing protein → MHRYWGNGFNDMMNFGNRASEWFILYDVVKLLIIVAVVMVIARMFIKSSRNNSNVGSSRAIEILKERYASGEISEQEYKEKLKNLK, encoded by the coding sequence ATGCATAGATATTGGGGTAATGGTTTCAATGATATGATGAACTTTGGTAATAGAGCTAGTGAATGGTTCATTCTATATGATGTAGTAAAATTACTGATAATAGTAGCAGTAGTAATGGTGATTGCTAGAATGTTTATAAAAAGCTCTAGGAATAATAGTAATGTAGGTTCAAGTAGAGCAATTGAGATATTGAAAGAAAGATATGCTTCTGGTGAGATTTCAGAACAAGAATATAAGGAAAAATTGAAGAACTTAAAATAA
- a CDS encoding ABC transporter ATP-binding protein yields the protein MKEPLIEIKNLKKYFEVKNSFLKRNEFVKAVDNVSFNINKGETFGLVGESGCGKSTIGRTITRLYKPTEGKIIFNGNNISHMKERGLKKHRKDMQIIFQDPFASLNPYMSVGDIINEPLEILNISKKDRFNIIYDLLEKVGLNKGDIDRYPGEFSGGQRQRIGIARALSVKPKFILCDEPTSALDVSIQAQVINILKDLQDEFGLTYLFISHDLSMVNHISDRIGVMYLGKLVEVNTSDNLYKDPLHPYTKALLSSIPIADPDLAKNRNREILTGDVPSPINPPKGCRFKTRCKYKIDKCEYIEPELREIKKGHSVACHLTI from the coding sequence ATGAAAGAGCCTTTAATTGAAATAAAAAATCTTAAAAAATATTTTGAAGTAAAAAATAGCTTTTTAAAAAGAAATGAATTTGTAAAAGCAGTTGATAATGTCAGCTTTAATATAAATAAAGGAGAGACTTTTGGACTTGTAGGAGAATCTGGATGTGGGAAATCTACTATTGGTAGGACTATTACTAGATTGTATAAGCCTACAGAGGGAAAAATAATATTTAATGGTAATAATATTTCTCACATGAAAGAAAGGGGTTTAAAGAAACATAGAAAAGATATGCAAATAATATTTCAAGATCCCTTTGCATCTTTAAATCCTTATATGAGTGTAGGGGATATTATAAATGAGCCACTTGAGATACTTAATATAAGTAAAAAAGATAGATTTAATATTATATATGATTTGTTAGAAAAAGTAGGATTAAATAAAGGGGATATAGATAGATATCCTGGAGAATTCAGTGGTGGACAAAGACAGAGGATAGGTATAGCAAGAGCCCTATCTGTAAAACCTAAATTTATATTATGTGATGAACCAACTTCTGCATTGGACGTATCCATACAAGCTCAAGTTATAAATATATTAAAAGATTTACAAGATGAGTTTGGTTTGACATATTTATTTATATCTCATGATTTATCTATGGTAAATCATATTTCAGATAGAATAGGTGTAATGTATTTAGGAAAATTAGTTGAAGTAAATACAAGTGATAATTTATATAAAGATCCACTTCATCCATATACAAAAGCATTATTATCATCTATACCAATAGCAGATCCTGATTTAGCTAAGAATAGAAATAGAGAAATACTTACAGGAGATGTGCCAAGTCCAATTAATCCTCCAAAGGGTTGTAGATTTAAAACTAGGTGTAAATATAAAATAGATAAATGTGAATATATAGAACCGGAACTTAGAGAAATAAAAAAAGGACATAGCGTAGCTTGTCATCTAACTATATAA
- a CDS encoding ABC transporter permease — MKGLKNQVFSNKLGKFAFFIIITFTVISIFAFLSPYDPNEIDMASRFTSPNIKNIFGTDIMGRDYFTRILYGGRISLSVGFLSMLISTIIGTIVGSISGYFEGRIDSFLMRTVDILMSIPSFFIILILNAYLKPSMGIIISVIGLLGWMTTARLVRAETLSIKSSEYVLYAKSLGISNFKIIKKHIIPNVLPTIIVAATLSIASAILIESSLSFLGMGVQAPDASWGSMLSNSQGYIDEAPYLGVFPGIFILLTVLSFNILGDVIRNTLDSRGE; from the coding sequence ATGAAAGGATTAAAAAATCAAGTATTTAGCAATAAATTAGGAAAGTTTGCTTTTTTTATAATAATTACTTTTACTGTTATATCTATATTTGCATTTTTATCGCCCTATGATCCAAATGAAATAGATATGGCATCTAGATTTACATCACCTAATATTAAAAATATATTTGGCACTGATATAATGGGAAGAGATTATTTTACTAGAATATTATATGGTGGGAGGATATCTTTAAGTGTTGGTTTTTTGTCTATGTTAATTTCTACAATAATTGGAACTATAGTTGGCTCTATAAGTGGGTATTTTGAAGGGAGAATTGATTCGTTTTTAATGAGAACAGTAGATATACTTATGTCAATACCAAGCTTTTTTATAATATTAATTTTAAATGCTTACCTTAAACCTAGTATGGGAATAATAATTTCAGTAATAGGATTACTTGGATGGATGACAACAGCAAGATTAGTGCGTGCAGAAACACTTAGCATAAAAAGTAGTGAATATGTATTGTATGCAAAAAGTTTAGGAATATCAAATTTTAAAATAATAAAAAAACATATAATACCAAATGTATTACCTACAATTATTGTGGCAGCTACTTTAAGTATAGCTAGTGCAATACTCATTGAATCTTCACTTAGTTTTTTAGGTATGGGTGTACAAGCTCCTGATGCTTCTTGGGGAAGTATGTTAAGTAACTCTCAAGGGTATATAGATGAAGCACCATATTTAGGAGTTTTCCCTGGTATATTTATATTACTTACAGTTCTCAGTTTTAATATATTAGGAGATGTTATTAGAAATACACTGGATTCAAGGGGAGAGTAA